One window of the Archaeoglobus sulfaticallidus PM70-1 genome contains the following:
- a CDS encoding NAD(P)/FAD-dependent oxidoreductase yields MKFDVVVIGNSAGGIGCIEAIRSRNRDLTIAVISEEEYHTYSKALIPYYLSGRISREKMYYRPPDFYEKMDVTPILGKRAVSINVSEKKVILDSGEEIEYGKLLIATGGKPFIPQMEGFDPKLENAFSFVTMDDALGIEKELEDAKKAVILGGGVIGLMAAEVLAEKGLEVHVIELADRVLAPVVDERTSEIVQRVFDEHGVSIHTGLTIKKVNSSNNRVYSVTLTDGREIECDLMIVAVGVVPNIDLVRDSEIEVNRGIVVNRKMETSAKDVYACGDCAEVYDFMIDDRRLLPLWPNAYYGGRVAGLNIAGGSAEFEGTSMNAMHFFDVYIINAGLNITDEIAEKEGYEVLIRFDPERKVYRRIAIKDGLIKGIVLVGKVDRAGIYLNLMKRKIDVTEFKERLLDYDFGYTKLPEHIRWDLLKDDVVLGII; encoded by the coding sequence ATGAAGTTCGATGTTGTGGTCATAGGAAATTCTGCCGGTGGTATAGGTTGCATAGAGGCTATAAGGAGCAGAAACAGGGACTTGACGATTGCGGTCATATCTGAGGAGGAGTACCACACATATTCAAAGGCGCTGATCCCCTACTACCTCTCCGGGAGGATAAGCAGGGAGAAGATGTACTACAGACCACCCGACTTTTATGAGAAAATGGATGTAACGCCGATACTCGGAAAGAGGGCAGTTTCGATAAATGTCAGCGAGAAGAAGGTAATACTCGATTCTGGTGAGGAAATAGAGTATGGCAAGCTTCTCATAGCCACCGGTGGAAAGCCATTCATCCCGCAAATGGAGGGTTTTGATCCCAAACTGGAGAACGCCTTCTCCTTTGTAACGATGGACGATGCCCTTGGCATCGAAAAGGAACTTGAGGATGCAAAAAAGGCTGTAATCCTTGGAGGAGGAGTTATCGGGCTGATGGCTGCCGAGGTTCTGGCGGAGAAGGGCTTGGAGGTGCATGTAATCGAACTTGCAGACAGGGTTCTTGCCCCGGTGGTTGACGAGAGAACATCGGAGATAGTCCAGAGGGTTTTTGATGAGCATGGAGTCAGCATCCACACAGGCCTGACAATAAAGAAGGTGAACTCCAGCAACAACAGGGTTTACAGCGTAACGCTCACAGATGGCAGGGAGATTGAATGCGATCTCATGATTGTTGCGGTCGGTGTCGTGCCGAATATAGATCTTGTGAGAGATAGTGAAATCGAGGTTAATCGTGGCATAGTTGTCAACAGGAAGATGGAAACCTCGGCCAAAGATGTCTATGCGTGCGGTGACTGTGCAGAAGTCTATGACTTCATGATCGATGACAGAAGACTCCTGCCCCTCTGGCCCAACGCTTATTATGGCGGAAGAGTTGCCGGGCTGAACATCGCTGGAGGGAGTGCGGAGTTTGAGGGCACATCCATGAACGCGATGCACTTCTTCGATGTTTACATAATAAATGCCGGACTCAACATAACGGATGAAATCGCGGAGAAGGAAGGCTACGAGGTTCTGATCAGATTTGATCCGGAAAGGAAGGTTTACAGAAGGATTGCAATCAAAGATGGGCTTATAAAGGGAATAGTGCTTGTGGGAAAGGTTGACAGGGCAGGAATATACCTCAACCTGATGAAGAGGAAGATAGATGTCACGGAGTTCAAGGAAAGACTCCTCGACTACGACTTCGGATACACAAAGCTTCCAGAGCATATCAGATGGGATTTGCTGAAGGATGATGTGGTTCTCGGAATAATATGA
- a CDS encoding class II glutamine amidotransferase produces the protein MRFEINRCERYLPNKDIEACGLFGVMNIKGERFGGEMAIKAISNMKARGNGLGGGFAVYGIYPEYKDYYALHIMYQDGNLDAKKKVDEFLSKNFDIVHDEEIPTNPSADVSYPPLVWRYFVAPKNTEEKLSDDDFVVEKVMHINTRIEDAYVFSSGKDMGVFKGVGFPEDVADFFMLDELYKGYMWTAHSRFPTNTPGWWGGAHPFSILDWTVVHNGEISSYGTNRRYLEMFGYYCTLFTDTEVMAYAVDLLMRRQGLPIEIVSKIFAAPMWDQIEHMEEKKKKLYTTLRMVYAPLLINGPFTVIVAHHGEMFGITDRIRLRPITAGAKGDFVFLSSEEAGIRAVSPDLDMVWTPRGGEPVVVRLNRKDHLKSLKESI, from the coding sequence ATGAGGTTTGAGATAAACAGGTGTGAGAGGTACCTCCCGAACAAGGACATCGAAGCATGTGGACTGTTCGGTGTTATGAACATCAAGGGCGAGAGGTTTGGAGGAGAAATGGCGATAAAGGCAATATCTAACATGAAAGCCAGAGGAAACGGTCTTGGCGGTGGATTTGCTGTTTATGGCATCTATCCCGAATACAAGGACTATTACGCCCTTCACATAATGTATCAGGATGGAAACCTCGATGCAAAGAAGAAGGTTGATGAATTCCTCTCTAAAAACTTCGATATCGTTCACGATGAGGAGATTCCCACAAACCCATCTGCTGATGTATCCTATCCACCTCTGGTGTGGAGATATTTTGTAGCTCCCAAAAATACCGAAGAAAAGCTGAGCGATGATGATTTTGTTGTCGAGAAAGTTATGCACATCAATACCCGGATAGAGGATGCTTATGTTTTCTCATCCGGAAAGGACATGGGTGTGTTCAAGGGAGTTGGATTCCCAGAGGATGTTGCTGACTTCTTCATGCTCGACGAGCTTTACAAGGGCTACATGTGGACAGCCCACAGCAGATTCCCGACCAACACACCCGGATGGTGGGGTGGAGCACACCCATTCAGCATTCTCGACTGGACTGTGGTGCACAACGGGGAGATCTCATCATACGGAACCAACAGAAGGTATCTGGAGATGTTCGGATACTACTGTACGCTCTTTACAGACACAGAGGTTATGGCGTATGCTGTTGATTTGCTTATGAGGAGGCAGGGATTGCCTATAGAGATAGTTTCGAAAATTTTCGCAGCACCGATGTGGGATCAGATAGAGCACATGGAGGAGAAAAAGAAGAAGCTGTACACAACCCTCAGGATGGTTTACGCTCCTCTGCTGATCAACGGGCCTTTTACCGTTATCGTGGCTCACCATGGAGAGATGTTCGGCATAACCGACAGAATAAGGCTCAGGCCAATCACTGCTGGAGCCAAAGGCGACTTCGTCTTCCTTTCATCTGAGGAAGCAGGTATCAGGGCTGTATCTCCTGATCTCGACATGGTCTGGACGCCGAGAGGTGGAGAGCCGGTTGTTGTCAGGCTGAACAGGAAGGATCATCTGAAGAGCCTTAAGGAGTCGATTTGA